One window of the Runella slithyformis DSM 19594 genome contains the following:
- a CDS encoding dipeptidase produces the protein MKAYIEQNKDRFLSELFDLLRIPSVSADPKFKGDMRRCAEAVKEAILKAGADLAEIHETPGHPIVYGEKLIDPALPTVLVYGHYDVQPADPYELWETPPFEPTIRNERIYARGSCDDKGQFYMHIKALETMVATGNLTCNVKIMIEGEEEVGSDHLGDFVRENKEKLNADVILISDTSIIANDVPSIEVGLRGLTYLEVEVTGANRDLHSGVYGGAVANPINVLCEMIASLKDENNHITIPGFYDKVQELSADERSLMNEAPFDLDEYKRDLAIDEIEGETGYTTIERTGIRPTLDVNGIWGGYTGEGAKTVLPSKAYAKISMRLVPDQNNDEILDMFTKHFLSIAPPSVKVVVKPHHGGLPYVTPVDSIEYKAAELAMKEAWGGKQPVPTRGGGSIPIVALFEQELGVKSILMGFGLDIDALHSPNESYGLFNFYKGIETIPLFFKNYTDLKK, from the coding sequence ATGAAAGCATACATCGAACAAAACAAAGATAGATTCCTGAGCGAGCTGTTTGACTTGCTCCGTATTCCATCCGTCAGTGCTGACCCCAAGTTCAAAGGCGATATGCGCCGCTGCGCCGAAGCCGTCAAAGAAGCCATTTTGAAAGCCGGAGCCGACTTGGCCGAGATCCACGAAACTCCCGGCCATCCGATCGTCTACGGCGAAAAGCTCATCGACCCGGCCTTACCTACCGTACTGGTGTATGGACACTACGACGTGCAGCCGGCCGACCCCTATGAACTCTGGGAAACGCCTCCCTTTGAGCCGACCATCCGCAATGAGCGCATTTATGCGCGCGGGTCATGCGATGACAAAGGGCAATTTTACATGCACATCAAAGCCCTCGAAACCATGGTGGCGACGGGCAATCTTACCTGCAACGTCAAGATCATGATCGAAGGCGAAGAAGAGGTAGGCTCTGACCACTTGGGAGACTTTGTGCGTGAAAACAAAGAAAAACTCAACGCTGATGTGATCCTGATCTCAGACACGAGCATCATTGCCAACGACGTCCCTTCGATTGAAGTAGGGTTGCGCGGGCTGACGTACCTGGAAGTGGAAGTAACGGGCGCCAATCGTGATCTGCACTCCGGCGTATACGGCGGGGCCGTTGCCAACCCCATCAACGTGTTGTGCGAAATGATCGCTTCGCTGAAAGACGAAAACAATCATATCACGATTCCGGGCTTTTATGATAAGGTACAGGAACTGAGCGCCGACGAACGGAGCCTTATGAACGAAGCACCGTTTGACCTCGATGAGTACAAACGTGATCTGGCCATTGATGAGATAGAAGGAGAAACCGGGTACACGACCATTGAGCGTACCGGGATTCGCCCTACCCTCGACGTGAACGGCATCTGGGGCGGCTATACCGGAGAAGGGGCCAAAACGGTCTTACCGTCCAAAGCTTACGCCAAAATCAGCATGCGCCTCGTGCCCGACCAAAACAATGACGAGATCCTTGATATGTTTACAAAGCATTTCCTGTCGATCGCCCCTCCGTCGGTAAAGGTGGTGGTAAAGCCCCACCACGGCGGTCTGCCCTACGTCACGCCGGTAGATTCCATAGAATACAAGGCCGCCGAGCTGGCCATGAAAGAAGCCTGGGGCGGCAAACAGCCCGTACCTACCCGCGGAGGCGGCAGCATTCCCATTGTGGCCCTGTTTGAACAGGAACTGGGTGTAAAATCCATCCTGATGGGCTTTGGGTTGGATATAGACGCACTCCATTCTCCCAACGAAAGTTATGGTCTGTTTAACTTTTATAAAGGAATCGAAACTATACCATTGTTCTTCAAAAACTATACCGATCTAAAAAAATAA
- a CDS encoding glycosyltransferase family 1 protein, which yields MLNDIVCFCHLRWNFVHQRPQHLMTRFAKKSRVFFVEEPVYYDGVDKLSIQHPQKNVWTVVPYLNESARGMEAEQRQIRLLANLFKSQQIYNYIFWYYTPLALSVSRGFKATLTVYDCMDELSAFKFAPVELKLKEKELIEKADVVFTGGKSIYQSKKNLHDYIFCFPSSIDKEHFMQARTLTEEPADQAGIPHPRIGFYGVVDERFDLDLLDKVSEIRRDWQFVIIGPVVKIDSHSLPQRENIHYLGAKTYQELPHYLSGWDIATCPFARNESTRYISPTKTPEYLAGGKPVISTAIKDVVDTYGKNSLVHIIDTPEEFIACAENELSHAEKSTWMKEVDYFLMEDSWDNTWESMLSLIKHKLRQKATFTKIEKTKSTQEIAA from the coding sequence ATGCTTAACGATATCGTATGTTTCTGCCATCTGAGATGGAATTTTGTGCACCAGCGTCCGCAACATCTCATGACTCGCTTTGCCAAAAAATCACGTGTTTTTTTTGTCGAAGAACCTGTTTATTACGACGGGGTGGATAAACTGAGTATTCAGCACCCGCAAAAGAATGTATGGACGGTCGTGCCGTATCTGAATGAGTCGGCCCGTGGCATGGAGGCAGAGCAACGGCAGATTCGCCTGCTCGCCAACCTGTTTAAAAGTCAACAGATTTACAATTATATTTTTTGGTACTATACCCCTTTGGCCTTGTCGGTCAGCCGGGGATTTAAAGCAACGTTGACGGTCTATGACTGTATGGACGAGCTTTCGGCCTTCAAATTTGCCCCTGTTGAGTTAAAACTAAAAGAAAAAGAGCTGATCGAAAAAGCGGATGTCGTATTTACGGGTGGAAAAAGTATTTATCAATCCAAAAAAAACCTGCATGACTACATTTTCTGCTTCCCGAGCAGTATTGATAAAGAGCATTTTATGCAGGCGCGGACCCTGACGGAAGAGCCCGCCGACCAAGCCGGTATTCCGCACCCCCGCATCGGTTTTTATGGAGTGGTCGATGAGCGATTTGACCTTGACTTGCTGGATAAGGTTTCTGAAATCCGACGGGACTGGCAGTTTGTGATCATCGGTCCGGTCGTTAAAATTGATTCGCACTCTTTGCCTCAACGTGAAAACATTCATTATTTGGGCGCAAAGACCTATCAGGAATTACCTCATTATCTTTCGGGTTGGGATATAGCCACCTGTCCTTTTGCCCGGAATGAATCCACCCGCTATATCAGTCCTACCAAAACCCCGGAATACCTGGCGGGCGGCAAGCCGGTGATCTCAACGGCTATCAAAGATGTGGTAGATACCTACGGCAAAAACTCGCTGGTGCATATAATTGATACCCCGGAAGAGTTTATTGCGTGTGCGGAAAATGAATTGAGCCATGCCGAAAAATCAACGTGGATGAAAGAAGTGGATTATTTTCTGATGGAAGATTCCTGGGATAATACCTGGGAGAGTATGCTTTCGCTCATCAAACATAAATTACGCCAAAAAGCAACTTTTACTAAAATCGAAAAGACAAAATCGACGCAGGAGATTGCGGCTTGA
- a CDS encoding response regulator, whose product MTPIATILIVDDDMEDQELLREAIKEVDKSVHCFSAKNGEEALDMLHTLHKLPQLIFLDLNMPRMNGKVFLTRLKQLGLLNDIPVIIYTTSKMEIDIQETKQLGARQFITKPNSFEEIIRIVAVLLSAKTSV is encoded by the coding sequence ATGACTCCAATAGCTACAATCTTAATCGTGGATGATGACATGGAAGATCAGGAATTGTTGAGAGAGGCGATCAAAGAGGTAGATAAATCGGTCCATTGTTTCAGTGCTAAAAACGGTGAAGAAGCCCTGGATATGTTGCATACATTACATAAACTCCCTCAATTGATTTTTTTAGACCTGAACATGCCGCGAATGAACGGGAAAGTTTTTTTGACACGACTAAAACAACTCGGTTTGCTCAACGACATTCCCGTTATCATCTACACTACCTCTAAAATGGAGATAGATATTCAGGAAACGAAACAGCTCGGTGCCCGTCAGTTTATTACAAAACCCAACTCTTTTGAGGAGATCATCAGAATCGTAGCCGTATTATTGTCCGCGAAAACATCCGTCTGA
- a CDS encoding chemotaxis protein CheB, whose translation MANKTASPSEGEKENVPIVAIGASAGGLDAVSELLRHLSPTTNMCYVYVQHPDPSQDNRLSAVLSKVTQMTVRDAEYEMPLRPNEVYVIPPDKDMEIIDGLLVHRPRNEETFMHMPIDRFFVSLSERQREGAIALLLSGMGTDGTLGLKAVKMSGGITFAQDETARFRSMPMAAIGEGVVDMVMSPEDMAREIGRLSQKATVFLRVKEDGSGNEEDADTDLRIILQLLLKATGVDFSHYKINTIQRRINRRIVLYRLESLRDYAKYLREHPLEVGILYNDLLINVTQFFRDQETVSYLQKVILPQIIHIKPAQEPIRIWVPACATGEEAYSLAMLLMEVFEELSISRPIQIFATDLSEIAIAKARLGTYTQSELLGVSPKRLQRFFTKADDQYRIIRHIRDVCVFAPHNLFKDPPFSRLDLISCCNLFIYLDTTLQKQAISIFHYALNAAGFLQLGKSETIGGAGAIFAQVEKSVKIYVRKNDTAVLPSLQINSRSRESDRTGSSSRRGFTLKETVFNSNELDKEVDALLLAQYVPASVVVNQDLDILQFRGSTGLFLEPSPGKASLNLLKMARPDLVFELRSLVHKVKKTGKTAHKTGLELNVKGNVHQVEVEALPLRNEAAERLILIVFREIPLTDVSLRPSVARDRRIRQLEEELALAREDMRSIIEDQEANNEELQSANEEIVSSNEELQSINEELETSKEEIESTNEELITINQELQLRNDQLSEAQEYANVIFGTIREATLMLDRSLRVRSANVAFYKTFHARAEETEGRLIYELDERQWDIPELRHLLENIIPYKGHFQGFEVRHTFPGVGEKIMMLNAKMVMQQPNRQEMILLVIEDITEHRQVQRLLEEREAWFHGMADNAPVLIRVAGTDGLYNFFNKTWLEFTGRTMEEETGHGWTQRIQPDDRECYQQLYDEHFHSRQPYRTEYRLMRHDGAYRWMLENGKPLFSIDGEFIGYMGTCAEVHDQKMENEVLEAKVKQRTQDLYEANANLKRSNEELRQYAYIASHDLQEPLRKIVTFSGRIQKKFAESLPEQGHEYLAKIVTSAQRMTRLIDDLLTFSRTIHQNKNFVTVDLNEVLRGVLQDFDLTISEKNAAVRAAHLPTIEAVPLQMAQLFYNLVGNALKFTSGSKPPLISIEAKEATVEEVHHHISQAAPGVYWKISVRDNGIGFDPAYSEQIFSIFQRLHDRDTYMGTGIGLALCRRIINNHDGDLYAEGKEGEGAIFHLLLPAKQSQTERKFSES comes from the coding sequence ATGGCCAACAAAACAGCTTCACCATCGGAAGGAGAGAAAGAAAATGTGCCGATTGTGGCTATTGGAGCCTCTGCCGGCGGCTTGGATGCCGTTTCGGAGTTGTTGCGGCATCTATCGCCGACTACGAACATGTGCTATGTGTATGTGCAGCATCCGGACCCCTCCCAAGATAACAGGCTATCGGCTGTATTGAGCAAAGTTACGCAGATGACCGTGCGGGATGCCGAGTACGAAATGCCGCTCCGTCCCAATGAAGTGTACGTTATTCCGCCCGATAAAGACATGGAAATCATCGATGGATTACTGGTACACCGTCCGCGCAATGAGGAGACTTTTATGCACATGCCCATTGATCGTTTCTTTGTCTCTCTTTCCGAACGCCAAAGAGAAGGTGCCATTGCATTGCTTTTGTCCGGAATGGGCACTGACGGCACTCTGGGCCTGAAAGCCGTCAAAATGTCGGGAGGGATCACTTTTGCCCAAGATGAAACGGCGCGATTTCGCAGTATGCCGATGGCCGCGATTGGGGAAGGAGTGGTAGATATGGTGATGTCGCCGGAGGATATGGCCCGGGAAATAGGGCGATTAAGCCAAAAAGCCACTGTTTTTTTGCGGGTCAAAGAGGATGGATCCGGCAATGAAGAAGATGCCGATACCGACCTGCGCATCATTCTTCAACTCCTGCTGAAAGCAACGGGGGTGGATTTCAGCCATTATAAAATAAATACCATTCAGCGCCGGATCAACCGGCGAATCGTACTTTACCGGTTAGAATCACTGCGCGATTATGCAAAGTACCTGCGCGAGCATCCGCTCGAAGTGGGCATCCTGTACAATGATCTGTTGATCAATGTGACCCAGTTTTTCCGTGACCAAGAGACTGTCTCTTACCTTCAAAAGGTCATATTACCCCAGATCATCCACATCAAGCCTGCTCAGGAACCGATACGGATTTGGGTGCCCGCCTGCGCTACGGGTGAAGAGGCCTACTCCCTGGCCATGCTTCTGATGGAAGTGTTTGAGGAATTGTCGATCAGCAGACCGATTCAGATCTTTGCCACCGACCTGAGTGAAATCGCCATCGCGAAGGCACGCCTCGGAACCTACACCCAATCGGAACTGCTCGGGGTATCCCCAAAACGATTGCAGCGTTTTTTTACGAAAGCAGATGATCAGTACCGCATCATCAGGCACATTCGGGATGTGTGCGTTTTTGCTCCTCATAATCTTTTTAAAGATCCGCCTTTTTCCCGTCTTGATCTCATCAGTTGTTGCAATCTGTTTATTTACCTGGACACTACGCTGCAAAAACAGGCGATTTCCATTTTTCATTATGCCCTCAATGCTGCCGGCTTTCTGCAATTGGGCAAGTCTGAAACCATCGGCGGGGCGGGGGCTATTTTTGCGCAGGTGGAAAAGTCAGTCAAAATCTATGTCCGAAAAAACGATACGGCGGTGCTGCCCTCCCTGCAAATAAACTCCCGAAGCAGAGAGTCAGATCGGACAGGAAGCAGCAGCCGGCGGGGATTTACGCTGAAAGAAACGGTCTTCAACAGCAATGAGTTGGATAAGGAAGTGGATGCCCTTTTACTGGCTCAGTATGTGCCGGCGAGTGTAGTGGTCAATCAGGATTTGGATATTTTGCAGTTTAGGGGTTCTACAGGATTGTTTCTCGAACCCTCTCCGGGCAAGGCCAGTCTCAACTTGCTCAAAATGGCCCGCCCTGATCTGGTCTTTGAATTGCGCAGTTTGGTACATAAAGTCAAAAAAACGGGCAAAACGGCACACAAGACGGGTTTGGAACTCAACGTCAAAGGAAACGTTCATCAGGTAGAAGTGGAAGCCTTGCCGCTGAGAAACGAGGCCGCGGAGCGGCTGATATTAATTGTTTTTCGGGAAATTCCCCTCACCGACGTTTCGCTACGCCCTTCGGTGGCCCGTGACCGGCGCATCCGGCAATTGGAAGAAGAGCTGGCGCTGGCGCGGGAAGATATGCGTTCCATCATTGAAGACCAGGAGGCCAATAATGAGGAGTTGCAATCGGCCAATGAGGAGATCGTGAGCAGCAATGAAGAGTTGCAGAGCATCAACGAAGAGCTGGAAACGAGCAAAGAAGAAATAGAATCGACCAATGAAGAACTCATTACGATCAATCAGGAGTTGCAGCTGCGCAATGACCAATTGAGCGAAGCACAGGAATATGCTAATGTCATCTTTGGCACAATACGGGAGGCCACGCTCATGCTGGATCGCAGTTTACGGGTTCGCAGTGCCAACGTGGCCTTCTATAAGACCTTCCATGCCCGGGCCGAAGAGACAGAAGGCCGCCTGATCTATGAACTGGACGAACGCCAGTGGGATATTCCCGAACTGCGCCATCTTTTGGAAAACATTATTCCGTACAAAGGGCATTTTCAGGGGTTTGAAGTACGACATACGTTTCCCGGCGTGGGCGAAAAAATAATGATGCTCAACGCCAAGATGGTTATGCAGCAGCCGAATCGCCAGGAAATGATCCTGCTGGTGATCGAGGATATTACCGAGCACAGACAGGTGCAGCGCCTGTTGGAAGAGCGTGAGGCGTGGTTTCACGGGATGGCCGACAACGCCCCCGTGCTCATCCGGGTGGCCGGTACCGATGGGTTGTATAACTTTTTCAATAAGACCTGGCTGGAATTTACGGGGCGTACCATGGAAGAAGAAACGGGCCACGGTTGGACGCAGCGCATTCAGCCCGATGATCGGGAATGCTATCAGCAACTTTACGATGAGCATTTTCACAGCCGGCAGCCGTACCGTACCGAATACCGCCTGATGCGGCATGACGGAGCATACCGCTGGATGCTCGAAAACGGGAAACCGCTCTTTTCGATAGACGGGGAATTTATCGGTTATATGGGTACCTGTGCCGAAGTTCACGATCAAAAAATGGAAAATGAAGTACTGGAAGCCAAAGTAAAACAACGAACGCAGGATTTATACGAAGCCAATGCCAACCTGAAGCGGTCTAACGAAGAGCTCCGCCAATATGCCTATATCGCCAGCCATGATCTGCAGGAACCCCTACGTAAGATCGTGACTTTTTCGGGACGTATTCAGAAAAAATTTGCCGAATCACTGCCTGAGCAGGGGCATGAATACCTGGCCAAGATCGTGACCTCGGCGCAGCGCATGACCCGCCTGATCGATGATCTGCTCACTTTTTCGCGTACGATCCATCAAAACAAAAACTTTGTTACGGTCGACCTCAATGAGGTTCTTCGGGGGGTGCTTCAGGATTTTGATCTCACCATTTCCGAAAAAAATGCAGCCGTCCGGGCGGCCCACTTGCCTACAATAGAGGCTGTACCGCTCCAAATGGCACAACTTTTTTATAATCTTGTAGGCAATGCATTAAAATTTACATCCGGCTCCAAACCGCCGCTGATCAGCATTGAGGCAAAAGAGGCCACTGTAGAAGAAGTACACCATCATATTTCGCAGGCAGCGCCCGGTGTGTACTGGAAAATCAGCGTTCGAGACAATGGCATCGGTTTTGATCCGGCGTATTCGGAGCAGATCTTTTCGATTTTTCAGCGCCTGCACGACCGCGACACTTACATGGGCACCGGTATCGGTCTGGCACTTTGCCGGCGTATCATTAATAACCACGACGGAGATCTATATGCCGAAGGGAAAGAAGGAGAGGGGGCGATATTTCATTTATTACTTCCTGCCAAACAGAGTCAGACGGAACGGAAGTTTTCTGAATCATAA
- a CDS encoding chemotaxis protein CheB — MTKYDIVVIGSSAGGVYALRELAAALPKDFKASIFVVQHLSSTSPSYLPQILSAAGPLKAVHPIDGTPIQPGVIYLAPPDHHLLLEPHRVLVKKGPKENRFRPSIDALFRSAAYAYGTRVIGIILTGLMNDGTSGMWSVKRLGGVGIIQDPEEAMYPSMPESVLEYVEVDYRVAIAELAPLLVKLTQEEALDSCLLPAEEVKRMRTEIDIAGQKSAFDMGILSIGEPTALTCPECHGALVQLREGRLIRYRCHTGHAFTANSLLAEVSKAVEDSLWSAIRGLEETVLLLEQTANGLVESGRTAEAKNFFAESSRTKQQARRLHEFVVRHKQVSEDGPLSTDVER, encoded by the coding sequence ATGACAAAATACGATATTGTAGTGATTGGATCCTCGGCGGGCGGGGTATATGCTTTGCGGGAATTGGCCGCCGCTCTGCCGAAGGATTTTAAAGCCTCTATTTTTGTGGTTCAGCACCTGTCCTCAACATCCCCAAGTTATTTGCCCCAGATTTTAAGTGCTGCCGGCCCGCTCAAAGCGGTACATCCGATCGACGGTACCCCAATTCAGCCGGGGGTCATTTATTTGGCCCCACCGGATCATCACCTGCTTTTGGAGCCCCATCGGGTCTTGGTAAAAAAAGGTCCCAAAGAAAACCGATTTCGACCTTCCATTGATGCTCTTTTTCGGTCGGCAGCGTATGCTTACGGCACGCGCGTCATTGGGATAATTCTCACCGGACTCATGAACGACGGAACCTCGGGCATGTGGTCGGTCAAGCGGCTTGGCGGAGTGGGTATCATCCAAGATCCGGAAGAGGCCATGTACCCGAGTATGCCTGAAAGTGTGCTCGAATACGTAGAGGTCGATTATCGGGTTGCTATTGCGGAGCTCGCACCCTTACTGGTTAAACTGACACAGGAAGAAGCGCTTGACTCCTGCCTGTTGCCGGCCGAAGAAGTAAAACGAATGCGTACTGAAATAGATATTGCCGGTCAAAAAAGTGCATTTGATATGGGTATTCTTTCTATAGGTGAGCCAACGGCGCTTACCTGCCCTGAATGTCACGGTGCCCTCGTTCAGTTGAGGGAAGGCAGACTGATTCGGTATCGGTGTCATACCGGACATGCGTTTACGGCCAACTCTCTGTTGGCAGAAGTATCAAAAGCGGTGGAAGATTCCCTCTGGAGTGCTATTCGGGGGTTGGAAGAAACCGTACTCCTTCTGGAACAAACGGCCAATGGCCTCGTTGAATCCGGACGGACGGCGGAGGCTAAAAATTTCTTTGCAGAATCCAGCCGTACCAAGCAGCAGGCGCGCAGGCTGCATGAGTTTGTGGTCAGGCACAAGCAGGTAAGTGAAGACGGTCCCCTGAGCACTGATGTTGAACGCTAA
- a CDS encoding SDR family NAD(P)-dependent oxidoreductase, with the protein MATKQQYALVTGATAGIGYELAKLLAEDGYNLVIVARGQDGLDKTVKDLTEAYNVRVIPTVKDLFDPKAAFELYEFVTFQGIHIDILVNDAGQGQYGEFIHTDIQRELDIIQLNISSLVVLTKLFLKDMVARGNGKILNLASIASKMPGPLQAVYHGTKAFVHSFTEAIREEVKDSGVTVTSLLPGATATDFFNKADMTQAKIVQDGKLSDPAEVAKDGYDALMSGDDMVVSGLSNKMQVAMSNFMPDEMVAANMHKQHTPKEPEEK; encoded by the coding sequence ATGGCTACAAAACAGCAGTATGCTCTCGTTACAGGAGCCACCGCAGGGATTGGGTATGAACTTGCCAAACTTTTGGCCGAAGATGGGTATAATCTGGTCATTGTTGCCCGTGGGCAGGATGGGTTGGATAAAACAGTGAAAGATCTGACGGAGGCGTACAACGTCCGGGTGATACCGACGGTCAAAGATTTGTTTGACCCCAAAGCCGCATTTGAACTGTACGAATTTGTCACCTTTCAGGGAATTCACATTGATATATTGGTCAACGATGCCGGTCAGGGGCAGTACGGAGAGTTTATCCATACTGATATTCAGCGGGAGTTGGATATCATTCAACTCAATATCTCCAGTTTGGTGGTATTGACCAAGCTTTTCCTCAAAGACATGGTGGCGCGCGGAAACGGAAAGATACTGAACCTGGCGTCTATTGCGAGCAAGATGCCGGGGCCTCTTCAGGCAGTCTACCACGGAACGAAGGCCTTTGTTCATTCCTTTACGGAAGCTATCCGCGAGGAGGTAAAAGACAGCGGCGTGACCGTTACATCGTTGCTTCCGGGTGCTACCGCCACGGATTTCTTCAACAAGGCCGACATGACACAGGCCAAAATTGTGCAGGATGGAAAACTGTCTGACCCGGCCGAGGTGGCCAAAGATGGCTATGACGCCCTGATGAGCGGTGACGACATGGTTGTTTCGGGGTTGTCCAACAAGATGCAGGTGGCCATGAGCAATTTTATGCCCGATGAAATGGTCGCTGCCAATATGCACAAACAGCATACTCCCAAAGAACCGGAGGAAAAGTGA